TGCTACTGCGGGTGGACGAGCGGCTCGGCAGTCCGGAGCGGCTGGACTTCGTGGACATGGCGGCCGGACGCGGCGAGCTGGCGGCCGGGGTGGTGCGGTGGCTGGCGGCCGAGGCACCGGAGGCCGCCGGACGGCTGCGGACGGTGGCGGTGGACCTCGGGCCGCGCCCGGAGGGGCTGCCGGAGGCGGTGGAGTGGACGACGGAGGCGCCGAGCAACGTGGTCGGGCTGCTGTTCGCGAACGAGTGGCTGGACAACGTGGTGTGCGACGTCGCGGAGGTGGGAGCGGACGGGGACGCGCGGATCGTGGAGGTGGAAGTGGAGGTGGAAGTGGGGGCCGGGTCGGAGGCGGGGATCGGACAGGAGCGGCTGGGAGCGGCGCCGGATGCCGAGCAGCGGGAGTGGCTGGCCCGGTGGTGGCCGATGGACCGGACCCCCGGCACGCGCGCCGAGATCGGCCTGGACCGCGACGCCGCCTGGCGCGCGGCGGTGGCCCGGCTCGAGCGCGGCGTGGCGGTGGCCGTCGACTACTCGCACACCGCCGCCGACCGTCCGCGCTTCGGCACCCTGACCGGCTACCGC
This genomic window from Catenulispora sp. GP43 contains:
- a CDS encoding SAM-dependent methyltransferase — encoded protein: MAAVTEWVTWRTAMERALYGPDGFYRRPGAGPAAHFRTSAHNPVFAEAVARLLLRVDERLGSPERLDFVDMAAGRGELAAGVVRWLAAEAPEAAGRLRTVAVDLGPRPEGLPEAVEWTTEAPSNVVGLLFANEWLDNVVCDVAEVGADGDARIVEVEVEVEVGAGSEAGIGQERLGAAPDAEQREWLARWWPMDRTPGTRAEIGLDRDAAWRAAVARLERGVAVAVDYSHTAADRPRFGTLTGYRDGHQVPAVPDGSCDITAHVALDACAAALDPGVQTLLTTQRDFLRDLGVSGARPDLALASSDPLGYLRGLSRASAAAELTDPAGLGAFGWLVAFSSC